A single Arachidicoccus sp. BS20 DNA region contains:
- a CDS encoding OmpA family protein, which produces MSTSILDYAKELLGGNFAQAAAEKLGETPDGISKAISAIVPTIFGGIGNKISNDPSFLTTVVSEARNIFTNHSLSDLGSLFGSGTSSTEGTQAGSFLFDIFGGGLHGIIEKISSFAGIKSSSTRQLFDTSGIASLGSLGKNLIENNGTPDSIGEFFKSNKASFLSSIPASLGLSSLLSGLHTHAADAAHGVTSAATSVASRAKSSSKFLVPLILGIILLFLLIWLFRGCHGNENAMVMADTMQEDTTAVMPATAVRTLTAVVLPNGDTLQAYPGGIEDQLVKFIESDDYKNATDSTLKDKWFNFDDLNFKFGTTELDSTSTRQLNNIAAILKAFPDVKMKIGGYTDKKGDSTANLKLSDSRAKAVQTALNAAGVGSQVPEATGYGSQFATVAADASDSARAVDRRTSVRLIKK; this is translated from the coding sequence ATGAGTACTTCTATTTTGGATTATGCAAAAGAGTTGCTGGGCGGCAATTTCGCTCAGGCAGCAGCAGAAAAACTCGGAGAAACTCCCGACGGTATTTCTAAAGCGATATCGGCAATTGTACCAACTATATTCGGCGGTATCGGCAACAAAATTTCCAACGACCCTTCTTTTCTTACAACGGTCGTAAGTGAAGCCAGGAACATTTTTACCAATCATTCATTGAGCGATTTAGGCAGCTTATTTGGTTCAGGAACTTCAAGTACAGAAGGAACTCAAGCCGGTTCTTTTTTGTTCGATATTTTCGGCGGCGGTTTACACGGTATTATTGAAAAAATATCTTCTTTCGCAGGTATTAAAAGCAGCAGCACACGACAATTGTTTGATACATCGGGCATTGCTTCTTTGGGTAGTCTTGGAAAAAATTTGATAGAGAACAACGGAACACCAGACTCCATTGGCGAGTTTTTCAAAAGCAACAAGGCTTCGTTTCTCAGTTCCATTCCTGCAAGTTTGGGATTAAGTTCTTTATTGTCCGGCTTGCACACGCACGCGGCGGATGCAGCACACGGCGTAACATCGGCGGCAACGAGTGTCGCAAGTAGGGCAAAAAGCAGCAGTAAGTTTTTAGTTCCGTTGATTCTTGGTATTATTCTTCTGTTTTTATTAATTTGGTTGTTCAGAGGTTGTCATGGAAACGAAAATGCAATGGTTATGGCAGATACAATGCAGGAAGATACAACTGCCGTAATGCCAGCAACTGCGGTAAGAACATTGACTGCGGTTGTGTTGCCCAACGGCGATACGTTGCAGGCTTATCCCGGCGGCATTGAAGACCAATTGGTAAAATTTATCGAATCGGATGATTACAAAAATGCCACCGACAGCACACTAAAAGACAAGTGGTTTAACTTTGACGATTTGAATTTTAAATTCGGCACAACTGAGTTGGATTCGACATCTACACGCCAGTTGAACAATATTGCTGCTATTTTAAAAGCATTCCCTGATGTGAAAATGAAAATTGGCGGCTATACCGATAAGAAAGGCGATTCTACTGCTAATCTTAAACTTTCCGATAGTCGTGCCAAAGCGGTGCAAACAGCGTTGAACGCTGCGGGGGTAGGCTCGCAAGTGCCGGAAGCAACAGGTTATGGTTCTCAGTTCGCAACTGTGGCGGCAGATGCAAGTGATTCTGCACGCGCTGTGGACAGAAGGACTTCCGTTCGGTTGATTAAAAAATAA
- a CDS encoding LiaF transmembrane domain-containing protein, which yields MENEDLKVSPSDASSDNRFNNFPQRSPHNHWFGGVVIIIVGIVLLFNRMPQTAKYFPDWLFDWPMIPIVLGIFAGAKHGFRGSFGWLIPVFIGLYFLLQDQNVIKEQWNIYALPLLLILAGLLILLKRGNPRYGPYCRRDSRFYERMKRRQEFWQSTGRERFGGHQQFTDRSSEDYVDINSIFGSAEKTLFTKTFKGGNITCSFGGGELNLSQADIEETAILNVTVTFGGAEITVPANWTIQNELTAFMGGIEDKRKLSSPAVPPKILILRGSVFCGGVEIKNY from the coding sequence ATGGAAAACGAAGACTTGAAAGTGTCGCCAAGCGATGCTTCTTCTGATAACAGATTTAATAATTTCCCTCAAAGGAGTCCTCATAATCATTGGTTTGGCGGCGTAGTTATTATCATTGTAGGTATAGTGTTGTTGTTCAACCGTATGCCGCAAACGGCAAAATATTTTCCCGACTGGCTGTTCGACTGGCCTATGATTCCGATTGTTCTTGGAATTTTTGCCGGAGCAAAGCACGGGTTCAGAGGAAGTTTCGGCTGGCTGATACCTGTTTTTATCGGGCTGTATTTTTTGTTGCAAGACCAGAATGTAATTAAAGAGCAATGGAATATTTATGCGTTGCCATTACTGTTAATTCTTGCAGGACTATTAATTTTATTGAAAAGAGGAAATCCTCGTTATGGACCATATTGCCGTCGCGATAGCCGTTTTTATGAACGCATGAAAAGGAGGCAGGAATTTTGGCAGAGCACAGGCAGGGAACGTTTTGGCGGTCATCAACAGTTTACCGATAGAAGCAGCGAAGATTATGTAGATATAAATTCCATATTCGGGAGTGCGGAAAAAACTTTGTTTACCAAAACATTCAAGGGCGGAAATATTACTTGTTCTTTTGGTGGCGGCGAACTAAATCTTTCACAGGCTGATATTGAGGAAACTGCAATATTAAATGTTACAGTTACGTTCGGTGGTGCGGAAATAACGGTTCCGGCAAACTGGACAATTCAAAACGAATTGACCGCTTTTATGGGCGGCATTGAAGATAAACGAAAACTTTCGTCGCCGGCAGTTCCGCCAAAAATATTAATTTTAAGAGGCAGTGTGTTTTGCGGCGGCGTAGAAATAAAAAATTATTGA
- a CDS encoding sensor histidine kinase, with translation MPVKTNRGWVKDSGAIFLFIIAFAQFCWLYLRNSIALKPALADVLVSYLLMYGLFLFIKYSRRIHFFIYSNYVSIGFQSLLLAWVWIGLCRYILTHLFATEQNYIELWNTTFFLRALIGWIMLSCFTLIYFLSKELAQTRETITEEQQAEKLRKDAELFKLRQQLHPHFLFNSLNSINALIGREPQKARQMIQQLSDYLRNTIKKEDDSFISFREEMNDLRLYLAIEQVRFGHRLKIEENVELDCEDMKVPPFLLQPLVENAIKYGLYGTIGTVTIIITVIKIGKELIFTISNPYDADAVMTKGTGFGLESIRRRLYLLFARNDLLKIEQGIVPKEDADTLLQTFTATIIIPLTK, from the coding sequence ATGCCGGTAAAAACAAACAGAGGATGGGTTAAAGATAGTGGCGCAATTTTTCTTTTTATTATTGCTTTTGCGCAGTTTTGTTGGCTCTATCTGCGTAATTCCATTGCGCTGAAACCTGCGCTGGCAGATGTTTTGGTAAGTTATCTGTTAATGTATGGACTGTTTTTATTTATCAAATATTCGCGCCGCATTCATTTTTTTATTTATTCAAATTATGTTTCCATTGGGTTTCAAAGTTTGCTTTTAGCGTGGGTCTGGATTGGTTTGTGCAGGTACATTTTGACGCACCTTTTTGCTACGGAACAAAATTATATTGAACTCTGGAATACTACGTTTTTTCTGCGTGCTTTAATAGGCTGGATTATGCTGAGTTGCTTTACGCTTATTTATTTTTTGAGTAAAGAATTGGCGCAAACAAGAGAAACAATTACGGAAGAACAGCAAGCGGAAAAGTTAAGAAAAGATGCAGAACTTTTTAAGCTACGGCAACAATTGCACCCGCATTTTTTGTTCAACAGTTTGAATTCTATTAATGCATTGATTGGGCGCGAACCGCAGAAAGCTAGGCAAATGATACAGCAACTTTCTGATTACCTGAGAAATACGATTAAGAAAGAAGATGATAGCTTTATCTCTTTCCGGGAAGAAATGAATGACCTGCGCTTGTATCTCGCCATTGAACAAGTGCGTTTTGGGCATCGGTTGAAAATTGAAGAAAATGTAGAGCTTGATTGTGAAGATATGAAAGTGCCGCCGTTTCTCTTGCAGCCGTTGGTGGAGAATGCAATTAAATACGGATTGTACGGCACAATTGGAACTGTAACAATAATTATTACAGTTATAAAAATCGGTAAAGAATTGATATTTACCATCAGCAATCCTTACGATGCGGATGCCGTGATGACAAAAGGAACAGGCTTTGGTTTGGAATCGATTCGTCGCAGGCTGTATTTATTATTTGCAAGAAATGACCTTTTAAAAATAGAGCAGGGAATTGTTCCGAAAGAAGATGCAGATACTTTGTTGCAAACATTTACTGCTACGATTATTATTCCTTTGACAAAATAA
- a CDS encoding M56 family metallopeptidase → MIVCSALFFAYYLLALRNKSFHPYNRFYLLVAASFSCLLPLLHISMFDMQSNNAKMLELMQLMYGGALPDVTVGAETAHIDWGQIVLFASLAVTAVLLALVVIRVIKIYQLKKSFPITKLDEIDFINTDVENAPFSFMHNLFWREDIELDDAIGTQIYHHEMAHITQKHSWDKLFFQILTAVFWMNPFFYLMKKELLLIHEFIADEKAVKDRDGEAFAQMLLRTQFGKFAFEPAHPLFYSTIKKRLMMITNSKKPKYSYLRRLMILPVLGCVTFLLAFRAHRMEIKQQSEAIDGMITLLKSQDSVQQKMDTVNVKLVTDKKLNEKKTHKDTIIITSDTFSFKPLKSTFSSLRLSGGEPLYVVNGIPAKNKADVDALAPKSIESVSVLKNASAKAIYGSKADNGVVFVTTKTGITHKKDSSRHLYVYRGIADGSPLIFIDDKKANEGEMRNLAPSDISSISILKDAAATIKYGADARNGVILITTKDSLPKTKITIEPITVNGVPIQGKVSSVKVTAIGKRQASGNTFIPDSSDLKEVTVIGYASPKKKPNYGDKEFTSVQVEPVFPGGESAWSRYLRMNLRENIPSDNGAPPGTYPITVSFLVDRDGYVSEVKAVNVPKHDYGAAAEAVRVVAQSGKWTPAYQNHRAVTYRMKQKITFSISE, encoded by the coding sequence ATGATAGTATGCTCCGCATTGTTTTTCGCATACTATTTACTGGCGCTGCGCAACAAAAGTTTCCATCCGTACAACAGGTTTTATCTGCTCGTTGCAGCCTCATTTAGTTGTTTATTGCCTTTATTGCACATCAGTATGTTTGATATGCAAAGCAATAATGCAAAGATGCTGGAGCTGATGCAACTGATGTATGGCGGAGCTTTGCCCGATGTTACGGTGGGCGCAGAAACGGCACATATTGACTGGGGACAAATTGTACTTTTTGCATCACTTGCGGTAACGGCTGTATTGCTGGCGCTGGTAGTAATCAGGGTAATAAAAATTTACCAGTTAAAAAAGTCGTTTCCAATTACAAAGCTGGACGAAATCGACTTCATTAATACTGATGTTGAAAACGCGCCATTTTCTTTCATGCACAATTTATTCTGGCGCGAGGATATTGAACTGGACGATGCAATCGGAACACAGATTTATCATCACGAAATGGCGCACATCACGCAGAAACATTCGTGGGACAAACTGTTTTTTCAAATACTGACGGCAGTCTTTTGGATGAATCCTTTTTTCTATCTGATGAAAAAAGAACTCTTGCTCATTCACGAATTTATTGCCGATGAAAAAGCCGTGAAAGACAGAGACGGCGAGGCTTTTGCGCAAATGCTTTTGCGAACGCAGTTTGGTAAATTTGCCTTCGAACCGGCGCATCCGTTGTTTTATTCTACCATCAAAAAGCGGTTAATGATGATAACCAATTCCAAAAAACCGAAATACAGTTATCTCCGCAGATTAATGATTTTGCCGGTGCTTGGTTGTGTAACATTTCTGCTGGCGTTTCGTGCGCATCGTATGGAAATAAAACAGCAAAGTGAAGCGATTGACGGCATGATTACTTTGTTGAAATCGCAGGATTCCGTTCAGCAGAAAATGGATACAGTCAATGTAAAATTGGTTACAGATAAAAAGTTGAATGAGAAAAAAACGCATAAGGATACAATCATCATTACTTCGGATACTTTTTCTTTCAAGCCTTTGAAAAGTACGTTCTCTTCGTTACGCTTATCGGGCGGCGAGCCGTTGTATGTGGTTAATGGTATTCCTGCAAAAAATAAGGCAGATGTGGATGCTCTTGCACCGAAAAGCATTGAATCGGTTTCTGTACTGAAAAATGCTTCTGCCAAAGCGATTTACGGTAGCAAGGCAGATAATGGTGTGGTGTTCGTTACTACAAAAACAGGCATTACACATAAAAAAGATTCGAGCAGGCATCTCTATGTTTATCGTGGAATCGCTGATGGGAGTCCGCTTATCTTTATTGATGATAAAAAAGCCAATGAGGGGGAAATGAGAAATTTAGCTCCATCCGACATATCATCTATTTCGATTTTGAAAGATGCTGCGGCAACTATTAAATACGGCGCTGATGCGCGAAACGGTGTAATATTAATTACTACCAAAGACTCTTTACCTAAAACTAAAATTACCATCGAGCCGATAACTGTAAACGGAGTGCCGATTCAGGGAAAAGTTTCGAGCGTTAAGGTAACAGCTATCGGAAAAAGGCAGGCAAGCGGCAATACATTTATACCGGACAGTTCAGACCTGAAAGAAGTAACGGTCATTGGTTATGCTTCGCCAAAGAAAAAGCCAAACTATGGCGACAAAGAATTTACCTCTGTCCAGGTAGAACCTGTTTTTCCGGGCGGAGAATCTGCGTGGTCAAGATATTTAAGAATGAACCTTCGAGAAAATATTCCTTCCGATAATGGCGCACCTCCGGGAACTTATCCTATAACTGTTTCGTTCTTGGTTGACCGGGACGGCTATGTTTCGGAAGTGAAAGCAGTCAATGTTCCGAAACATGACTACGGTGCTGCGGCGGAAGCCGTGCGTGTAGTGGCGCAAAGCGGTAAGTGGACACCCGCTTATCAAAATCATAGAGCGGTTACTTACCGCATGAAACAGAAAATCACATTTTCTATTTCAGAATAA